AATTCAAGAGTTGAAATTGTTATGGGAAGGTATGGATGCATACGATTCTTATGCTAAAGACCGGTTCAAGTTGAAAGCATCACTTTTGTAGACAGTCAATGATTTTCCTGCTTATGCTAACTTATCTGGTTGGAGCACCAAGGGCCGTGTCGCATGCCCATGTTGCATGAGTTATACTCGCTCAATATGGTTGAATCATGGGAAAAAGTTCTGCTATTTGGGTCATCGTAGATGGCTGGAACAAAATCATATTTATCGACTTGAAAGGATCAATTTGATAATAATATTGAGAACGAAGGACCTCCAGTTGGGTTGACTGGGTCGGATATATTGAAACAAGTAAGTGGTTCAAGTTTTATGTATGGGAAGTCTCATAAATCCAATAATAGGAAAAGGGATGATGTTGGTTATTCAGAAACTAATTCTCTTCACACAGATATAGAAAATGAGGATTCATTTACCTTTGAGGGTATAGAAAGTTTCATAGAAGAAGATATTGATGGCGAAAACCAATTATGGAAAAAGAAGAGTATATTTTTTGATTTGCCATATTGGGAGTATAATTTATTCAGACATAACTTAGATGTGATGCATATAGAAAAGAATGTCTGTGATAATCTTCTTAAAACTCTTCTAAATATAGATGGGAAGACTAAAGATAATGAAAATACTCGTGAAGATCTTAAAGATATGGGAATACGGCCTGAATTGCACATTAAAAAACGTCCCAACGGAAAGACATACTTGCCACCAGCATCTTACACCATGTCTAATCTCGAGAAGTCCAACTTCTTAAAAGTGTTGAAAAAACTAAAAGTTCCCGATGGATATGCTTCAAATATTTCAAGGGGTGTAAGTTTGAAAGACCGTAAGCTTTTCAATCTTAAGAGTCATGATGGTCATATTTTAATGCAAGATATTTTGCCGATTGCTTTAAGAATTTCCATGCTTTCAAGAACACAATCTCGAGTCATTAAGGTGGTGACTGATTTTTGCTCCTTATTCAAAGGGTTATGCGCTAAAACTCTTGATCTTAGTGAATTATAGAAAATGGAGCATAAAGTCGTGCTAACATTGTGTGAGTTGGAGCGATTATTTCCACTTAGTTTTTTCACAATCATGGTCTACTTGACTATCCACTTAATTTCAGAGGCCAAGCTTGGTGGACCAGTTCATTATAGATGGATGTATCATGTCGAACGGTAAGTACTTTTCGTGTAAAATTAAACCTTTTTTCACCGcacatttatttttatttatttttatcttttttattTTATAGGTACTTGATGCGATTGAAATCATATGTTCGCAATAAGGCTCAACCAGAGGGATCAATTGCAGAAGGGTATatctataattaatattaaaatgctataatgatgacatcataaatattcattttccttcattaaaaaaaatcaaaaagaaaataaaaaaaaatctaacCCACTTGGATGACATCATAAATcaatttaatttacaattaaaatttaatatttacaattaattatgatTAAGATATAAATTAACAAAAGATGCAACTTTTATTCCTTTTGTAATTTATggagtattaatttttttatatgatAAATAAAATTAACCCCGTGCTCCGCaatatattcatatacaagtatgtgcaatagtaatacttattattaaaaatgtaaatactcaatttttaagcaaactttgttattattattattattattattattattattattattattattattattattattattattattattattattataattattattattataacattaatattcATATATGGATTCTCTTTATgggattaattatgttacatatgtatgcgaaaatacatgtctctatatatttgtaaaaacaacgacaagtttcttagtcagaatccgtggttttacgggtcattaaactaaacgactttagcatttacattcacttaatttctaaaatatatcattaaaattTTTCGTTTTAccaaacccgtggttccacgggtcatttcactagttaaggAAGAATGCCTTAATTTTTGTTCAAGATATTTTGAAGGTGTAGAGACTCGGTTTAATCACCCTCCTAGAAATGATGATAATAATCTTGGTAAAGAGAAGTACATCTTTAATTCTGGTGGTTGTAGTATTGGTAAGGTTGAACTTATTGAACTTAATAGCAAGTCTTTAAGCCAAGCACATCGATATGTGTTACTAAACCACAGTAAAGTTCTACCTTTTCACGAGTAAATATCTTTTTAACCTATTTATATATTGAATGTTATATATAAAACACTATAGAATATGAAACTACTATTTATATCTTTTATTTCTTGTAGTAAATTTTTGAACGAAAAACAAGCCGGTATGAGTAAAGAAATAGATTTAAAGACGATGGAGAAATTGATTGTTGAGGAATTTTCAATGTGGCTTAAACATCAGGTTTCAAACtctttataatttataaaattttcAATATTTTATGCTACTGTAGTGTACGTAAAGATGGGTCTTATGTTACTGTAGTGTACGTATAGATGGGTCTTATGTTACTGTAGTGTATAAAGATTCTAGCAATATTTATTTTAACATAAACTCTTGATCAGGTTCAAGCAAGAGCTGAAACTTCAAGAAGAGTGAAAGTCTTGGCAGCTGAAAATTCTGAACCACCGAATCTTGAGAAACAATAAGACATTACAAGAGATGTGATGATAGAACTAATGGGTCCAAATAGTCCTGGACGGGCCCGTTTTCATGGAGCCGAATTAACAAAATCACAAGTGACTAAATTTGGGTGTGATTTAAGAAAAATGAGAGGTGACGCCGTAACAAAAGAAAACCGTTTTCTGTCGGAGAAAGTGAACTATCAAAACAAGCAAATTGAGATGCAAAACAAACAATTAGAAATGCAAAGTAAGCAGATTGAAGCTCAAAATAGACAAATGAAGATTATGGAAAAGAAAGTGGATGATTGTACCGGAGAGCTTAGAGTGTTTAGAACTGCTTTTCAAGGTGTATATAATGGGTCTACAATGGGAGATATGTTATATACATCACCTCATGCAACAAGGGGAGAAATACCGAGAACACAGATTACCTCTTAAgccttataagtatatttttaaagcttaactatgttgttcactcaatatACTATGTTTTTCAGCCCTAGTCTGGTGCAATGCATGCGAATGATCCACATCAATCGTAGGTAAAAGGTGAGTAAAAGTCAACTACTATCGAGTTTGTTGAACTATTTTGGTTTCCCGGTTCATTATTTATCGTGTATGCTTTGTTTAGCGAtttgtaatatttttattttttgttgttgCAGGTACTGCAACTTAGCTTACTGTAGCTTAGTTGATGCTTTATATGACAAGGGATATTATGTAGTGTAGTTGATGATACTTTTGTAGAAAAGATTTTAAGTTGATGATATTATGTAGTGTAGCTTACTGCAGCTTAGCTGATGCTTGTTCTTAGGTTGTGTTTTGATCTAGCATAAGTTTGGAGATTAGTGATTGAAAATGAAATTGAGTTGTTTTGCTCTCTTAGTCAAAATGTGTTGTTTTGTTCTCTTTGATATGTTTGTAATGAATTTAGAAAACGAACTAGATTATGCTTTTGTGAAATTGGTGTATATAATACATGTACAAATATAAATGTCAAAAATTGAAATATCATTGACAAGTATAAGTGTCAAAAAGTGGTAAAGAGTAGAGTGTTAAAAGTGGTTTATCCTTGACATGTTTAGGTGTTAAAAGTTGAAATATAGTCAACAAATATAACTCGACAAGTCTAACAAGTTTAAGTGTCAAAAATTCAAATATATTTGAAAAGTATAAGTGTCAAAAAGTGGAGAGTTCTTAACAAGTATAGGTGTCAAAAAATGAAATATTTCGGACATACAAGAGCGTCAGAATAGGAGTTGTTTCTCAACACTTCCAAGTGTTAAAAAGTGAAGAACATTTTTGACATGCATAAGCGTCAAAATGGTAGTCATTTCCCCACACTTCCAAGCGTTAGAAAGTGAGAAGTTTTTCTGACACTGATATTTTCGACGTACATAGGAAGCGTCAGCAAATTAATATTTTGTAATTTTAAATGTTGGAAAGGATTGTAAAATGTGTTGCAAATTACATACTTCATTGTAGTGCATAACATTATTGTTAATTCTTAATATTCATATCCTTGACTAACAAAACGTCAATGTTAATTCTTGATACTCATATCTTTGATTACCATTACTTCAATGTTAATTCTTGCAAGTCTATGTTAATTCTTCGCAAGACAAACCATTATCTTTAAAATCTTTCTTATATAATACGTTCAGTTCTTCAGTGCTTATCTTTGTTTGTATTTTTCATCTTTTCTTTTGTTCTATCGAGAGGAAAACACATGGCAAACTGAATACTATAATCATGTGGATACAACAGGACTACAAGGCATTAATCTTGATTTGTAATATCTTACACTCTGTTGGTTGTTTATAGTTGGTTGGTACTCTAAATAAATTCCGTTGAAGCTGATGTTTGTAGGAAATGTGCATAAGCTACAGATACTTATGGATGATCGGATTGGTAAGAAGATTGTATATAATTTTGTTCATTATTATCACTAAATCTATTGAAACATGCTCATGTATACTAAAGATTCCTTTAATTTGCTAGGGTAGTACTATCGAAGGTGTTCTGTAATGGTGAGTTTATGGTGCAACCAATTAGATTAAGTTTTAACAGTCACTTAATGTGTCATTTTTCAAGTACTTTATAATATTCTTTTTGTTTTGATTTTATGCTTTCTTATTCAGGTGTTGCCGTAATGTTGGAAATTTGATACTTGATTATTGTGTAAATGTTTCAGTTTGTTACCCGAGTTTATGGTTTTGGAGGACTGTCTGTAGTTGCCCAACTACTTAATCAAACTGTTCCTGATCCTGAAACTCATGTGATTCAACATTTAGTTTCTTCTCATATCTCATGAAAATTGTAGCAATGTTTGTTTTGTATGTTATGTGAAATTgcattttactctttatgtttggTCCGAAATTCTTTATGTCATTCTTTTGACTCTTGTAACAAATTAGGACATCAAATATGATTTGCAAAAGTTTCTTCATGTCAATAACATAATAAATTACTAGAAAAAAATGACTGTGTAGGGTGTATGTTTAATGATTATACTTAAATACTTTACAATAGTTCTATGACACAGTAGCTCAAGCTGATTTTTTCCTGTACCCTTGGACCCGTCAGAAATATTATATAACCCGAACCTATCCATTCATAATCCCCTTTTGTTGAAATGCCTCTGTTTGAATTGTTAACATTACTTTTTTCTTGACAGGTATTATCACTTATACAAACTTTTGAGCTTGTTGCATTTAAGTTTCTGCTATCATTCTCTAATAAGAAGCCTTTTAACATTTTTACTTTTTCTGAAACGAGACTGTTCAGTAAGGGACGGAACTCGTTACTAGCATCCGTGTTTGGTCTGGCTTTTGTCGCATCAGTCCTCCTTACATCAGTTGCAGCCGACAAGTTTATTGGGCCCAAGGTTAGATTCAAACCATCAATCCATATTATGTATATGCTTTAATTGTTATATATGCCTGTTGGATCATTGACTTTTGTTGCCAAACACTTTCTTAACTGACATTTGAACAGTCTTCGTTTGatgtatttatttaaaaaaaaaaaaaacaaataagggTATGATCCCTTTATttatttagatttttttttttcggtGAAGAAGGAAATATATTAGAAATGATCGCTTCATCAAAACAATGAAGGATCAAGTTAAAGTACATTGACGGAGCCATGCTCGGCCTTAAATTGAAAGACAAATACAAAGACATGAAAGCCTAAAAACATAAAAGATgcgggttttgctcccaaacataaGCGTGTAACTCATGACAAAAGTTAAGATTCGTTGCCCAAAGGAAAACTTTGAACTTGATGTTTCGTATGATAACCGAGCGACAAGAATACTTGTTGTTGAAAATGAGATCGTTTCTAGCGACCCAAATTGCCCAAATAGTCGCAGGACCGATTAACTTCCAAAATTTGGAGGCTTTGATTCCCATGCCGTAGTACCAATCAAACGAGAACTCTTCAATGGATCCCGGGATAACCCATCGAAGATTCCACCAACGAAATAATTCCGCCCAAATTTTAAATGACCATCTACAATGTAACAAAAGATGGTTGATTGTTTCGGTTTCTTTTAAACACCAAACGCATAAGGTGGAAACATTAATGGGAAGAATGTGTCTTCGGGAAAGAACGTCTCTAACGGGAATGCTTTTGCGGATTGCTAACCAATGAAACAACATGATCCTGGTAGGAACTTTATTACCCCAAATAACCTGAGGCCAAATCGGAACCACGATCTCGCTTGACTGAATGAGAACCCTAATAGCGTCGGCCACCGAATAAACATTGCCCGGATCAGCAGACCATACGACTTGGTCTGAAATGCTATCATCTAGTCGCAGATTGGATAATAAAGAGGAGAGAAGGTCTGCCTGCTGCTGATCGAAGAGAGATAAAGGCAGGGGCAGAAACAAGTTCCAACCCTGCTGTACTTGGTCTAAATTAACAGGAAGTCACATTCAAGAACAGAGGCGTTGGGCTTTAAACACATAATAAAAAGAAAAGGAAAGTCGTCCTTTAAGACTCTCCCATGGGCCCAATTAACATGCCAAAATAAGATTTTTGCCCCGTTACCAATTTTCCATTTCCAAATCGATGGCCCAACAATACAAGAAAGCGAATCTTCTTTTAGTAAGTTAATCAACTCCTTCCAAATTGGTGAAAGATGAGACGTTTGTAAAGAAGAAACGTTGTTCGTCAATTTCCCATTAAAAGAAGACCCAAAGGAAGAGGTAACAATGGATTTCCAAAGATATTGCTTATTAGAGTTCAATCTAGCCCACCATTTAACAAGCATTGCAAAAAATTTTAATCGAAGGGGAGTAATACCTAGTCCTCCCAACTCTTTGGGAAGGCATACCGAATCCCACTTAACGAGACAAGACTTCTTTTTAAGACAATCCCCGGTCCAAAGAAAATTTCTTCGAAGTTTTTCAAGTTTTTTAATAACGGAGACGGGGGCCTTGTAAATGGACATGTAATGAAGGGGGAGATTGGAAATAACCGCGTTGACCATAACAAGCCGTCCACCAAAAGAAAGGCACCTACCTTTCCATCCCGCTAGTTACTTTTTGAGCTTTTTGATGACGGGATCCCACATAGAAATTTTGTTGCAAGATAAGGCAATCGGAATGCCTAGATATTCAATCGAGAAAATCCCCACTTTACAATCAAAAATGGCCGAGAACAATACCATATCTTCTCTTGAAACATGAATACCGTATAGCGTTGTCTTGATGGCGTTCATTTGTAACCCTGAAAAATGAAAAAATAGATCCAAAATACCTTTGATACGGTTAAGTTCTTGAATGGACGGATGAGCGAAAATAATTGTGTCGTCCGCAAATTGAGAATGGTTAATTTTTAACGTTTGACTGAACATGCACCCTTTCAACAATCCATTATCGAGATCTCTTGAGAGTAACTTGCTTAAAATTTCGGCTACAATAATAAACAAAAAAGATGATAAAGGATCGCCTTGCCTCAAACCTCGATGCATAACTCCTTCCCGGGAAGGAGAACCATTCAAAAGAACCGAAAAATGAACATTGGATATACAAGCTTTTACCCATGAAATAAATTTTGACCCAAACCCCATTCGGACAAGGACCTTGAAAAGAAAATCGTGAGAAACGCTATCATAAGCTTTCAAAAAATATATCTTTAAAAGAAGAACATGTCGTTTCTTTTTCTTAGCCATATGAACCACTTCATTAACAACCATCACCCCATCCATTAACAATCTAGCCGGGACAAAACCGTTTTGATTCTCATTAATAATAAAGGGAATAGCAACCTTTAACCTATTAGCAATCGTTTTTGCTATAATCTTGTAAGGGGCGTTAATGAGGCTAATCGGCCTAAGAAGGTCAATACTCTTAGCAGAATTTGATTTTGGGATCAAAACAATGAACGAGGAGTTGAAACCTTTTGGAAAGGAAGGTTGGGCATGAAATTGTGAGAACATCTCCATAATGTCGTCTTctaaaaaatcccaaacttttttgAAGAATTGTAAAGAAAATCCATCCAGACCCGGTGTTTTATTGCCATTGAACGCTTTAACAACAGATTTAACTTCAGCTACAGAAAATATAGCTTCTAAAGAAGCACAACAGTGGGCTGGTAATGGGCTTAAATTAATTGAAGCCCAATCGAATTGTATGATAGCAGGTATACCAGAGTGACAAGAAAATAAATTTTTAAAGTGCTTTATTGCGTATTCTTTAACAATATTAGGATCTTCCTGTCAAACATGATCAATTAACATACCTGAGATAAAAGACGATTGTTGTCGAATGCGAGAGGCGACGTGAAAAAATCTTGAGTTTTTGTCACCTAAACGCACCCATAAATATCGAGATTGATGTCTTCTTTTTGAATCGATACGTAAGGATAATCACTTTTTGCATTTTTTAAGAAAAGCAAGCTCAATCAATTCACTATGACTAAGATCACGCAGCCTAAAATATCTTTTTAGAGCTTTGATCTTCAAGACACACGTTTTAAGGGCAGTGACATCCTGATCTTGATTCGACAAACTCCAATCTTTCAAGTCATTTTTTAACAATCGAAGCTTTTTCCCCAAAATAAAAGCAGCCCACCCGTGTACCGGATATGAATCCCACTTAACTTCAAACAAATTAATGAAACCCGGTTTCGAGAGCCATGAATTATTGAAACGAAAAGGTTTAGGACCCCAATCTAACAATTTGTTTCCCCATATAATGGGTTTATGATCCGACTCATCCGGATTGGCAGAAATCAAAATAGCATCCTGGAACATATGAGCACAAGAAAGATTAACCAGCACCCTATCAATTCTTGAGAATTTACCTAAAGGGCCCTCCCATGTAAACTCATCGTTTGACAAATGTTGGTCGAACAAGTTAGCATTGAGAATAAAATTGTTGAATGAATCAATACAATTGAAATCTATAACTTCTCTTAACCTTTCATCCGGTGAGCTCACCGAATTGAAATCACCCAAAATACACATAGGACTCAGCCAATTACTAGCCATATCAGTCAATTATGCCCAGATAAACTTGTTCTTATTTTCTTGTTGAGGAGCATAAACATTAATAATTAAAACGATTGTATTGTTTGGAGTATACCTCAAAATAGTCGCGATCCAATTTTTACGAGTCCAAGCTTGAATAAGTGAGAAAAAATCTGTCCTCCAAATCGACAGGAGGCCCCCTGACCGCCATTTGATTTTGATTGCACCGAATCGAATACATGATGTTTCCAAATGGTGTTGAGGATTGGTTGTGATACTTCTTTTACCATAGTTTCTTGTGTTGCTAGAAATTGAATTTGAAACCGAAATACCAAAGACCCCACCATGCTTCCTCGTGATTTATTAACGAGTCCGCGTGTGTTCCAGGAAGCGAGTCTCATGGTTTTTGCACGTTTGGTGAACCGACATCAACCATGTTTTCCATAAGAACACCAAAGTTAAACATCTCCTCTTGATGAGTTATTTTTTTTGCCCCAAATTGACACCCATTGACATTATTTTTTTTGTAAGTTGAATCATTTCCTACAATGTGATTAATCTCACTTGTTGTGTCAAACATCTCAGAAGATGCAGGAACCTCCTCGACCCATTTATTCTTGTTGTTTACAGCACGTTCAGTTGAAGAAATAACAGGAGAATCGGACACTTCAGTAGCAATGCATCTAGCCCTTATTTTTTCACACGAAGACTTACAATTACTATCAATACATTGATTTTTAGGAGAGCTGGTTGTAGGTTCAGTAAGCTTAGCTGCGAAAGAAACATCAGAGTTAATGAAAGAATTACTTTTTGCAGGGGGTTTGTTCAAATTGAGATGGGAATTGGAAGTTTTTTTTGGTGAGGAGGGATGAAGGGTAGGATAGTCATTAGTGTTTAAAGAAAAAGACTTTTGTTGAAAAGTGGAAGTAGCAGGAGGGCCATCCCTTTTAGGTGACATGGTTAGTACTTTAGCCATGCTTTTTGTCAAAAACAGTGAAAACTTAATCTCTTCTTCTGACTTTATGACTGAAACGGTCTTGTCTCTTTGGCTTCTAACCGCTTTAGTTACTTTCTCCATGGAGTTATGAACCACCTTTGGAAAAGTTTCCACTTTTGAATTGTTTGACTTTTGGGGAGTCCTAAAATTCAAATTTTCCATCTCAATGGCTATTTCTCCTTCTTCACATTCGAGACCAGTTACCGGTGAGTTTACTTCCGGCGCCGGAGTTTCATTAATGACAAGCTTCTTCTGGTCCTCCAAAGCTTGAATAGCCCGCCTTAAATCTTCATTATAATGTTCGATAACATTTTCACCAATGGATTCAATTAAATCTTCTTCAAACACTTCTTTAATCCAAAGGTTACAACTAGATAAATTCTCTATATCAGCTCTTTCAAACTTATTTATCAGACCAGGGTTTTCGGTTTCAATCAAAGCATGCATTGTATCTGTCCGTATGAGTCTATGTGATAAAGTATCTATTTATTTAAATAGATAGTCGGTGGACTAACTGATTAAATAACAACCCTGTTTTTTTGTTATTAATTCTATTTCTTGCGCAGTGATCAACCAAGcccatttatttttattaaaatcaaaaTAAGTCAATATGATATTTGTGGTTCAACGTCATCAAgtcttttatatttaattaaatcatatttaattaaactatatattttttgaactataggttataattatatatcagcAATATATAATTAATCggtgtctaaatgctaaagtgtgtgaccccataggcaTGTATATAAGCGGTAGTATAGTTTTGTATTATGACGTgcacgctgaaatgtcccgttcatatcgattataaacgttccatattaattgatttcgtcgcaaggttttgacctctatatgagacgtttttcaaagactgcattcgtttttaaaacaaaccataacctttattttatcgacaaggttaaaaagacaccacctagattatccagaaatgaaaaTCTAAAAAtaacacacttacacactaccaatacatattggtttacaatattaatatgttacaacaaaataaatctcgaatgcagttttaaacaatattatacaagcatgctgacaccaaatcttgtccacatattagcatgcaatggcggaagctcttaataatcacctgagaataaacatgctttaaacgtcaacaaaaatgttggtgagttataggtttaacctatatatttatcaaattgtaataatagaccacaagatttcatatttcaatatacatcccatacatagagataaaaatcattcatatggtgaacacctggtaaccgacattaacaagatgcatataagaatatccactaCCATTCCggaaaatccatcggacatgataaaacaacatcgaagtactaaagcatcctcaaccatggatggggttcgttaggcccaatagatctatctttagtattcgcgtcaattagtatatcggtttactaattcttaggttaccaagcaaaaaggggcatattcggcttcgatcattcacccatataacgtagtttcatttacttgtgtctatttcataaaacatttataaaactgcatgtattctcatcccaaaatattagattttaaaagtgggactataactcactttcacagatttttacttcgtcgggaagtaagacttggccactggtcgattcacgaacctataacaaatatatacatatatatatatatcaaattatgttcaaaatatatttacaacattttaaataaattttgatgttttaagtttattaagtcagctgtcctcgttagtaacctacaactagttgtccacaattagatgtacagaaataaatcgatatatattatcttgaatcaatccacgacccagtgtatacacatctcaggctagatcacaactcaaagtatatatatttttggaatcaacctcaaccctgtatagctaactcaaacattactgcatatagagtgtctatggttgtttcaaataatatatatacatgggtcgatatgatatgtcaacacatttgcatacgtgtctatggtatcccaagattacataatatattagaatacatgtataatacaatataagttagctaggatataatttgtatagaattgttacaatatttcccgtagctaaaacaatcaaaaaatatccaatcttgttttacccataacttcttcgttttaaatccgttttgagtgaatcaaattactgtggtttcatattgaactctattttatgaatctaaatagaaaaagtataggtttatagtcaaaaatataagttacaagtcatttttgtaagaggtagtcatttcagtcgaaagaacgacgtcttgatgaccattttcaaaaacatacttccactttgagtttaaccatgatttttggatatagtttcatgttcataagaaaaatcattttcccataacaacaacttttaaatcaaagtttatcatagatttaaattatcaaacccaaaacagcccgcggtgtcactacgacggcgtatatccggttttacggtgttttttcgtgttttcaggttttaaatcattaagttagcatatcatatagatatataacatgtgtttagttgattttaaaagtcaagttataaggattaacttttgtttgcgaacaagtttagaattaactcaactatgttctagtgattacacgtttaaaccttcgaataaggtagttttatatatatgaatcgaatgatgttatgaacatcattactacctcaagtttagtaggtaaacctactggaaatgatgaaaaaataacttgagcttcaaaggatctttggatggcttgaaagttcttgaagcagaatcatgacatgaaaacaagttcaagtaagatttccactcgaaataagattgttatagttatagaaattgaatcaaagtttgagtatgagtattaccttgtattagaaagatatctacctataaataaaaaaattttcttgagattggatgatcactttacaagattggaagtaagctagcaaacttggaagtattcttgattttatgaaagtagaacttatagaa
This genomic window from Rutidosis leptorrhynchoides isolate AG116_Rl617_1_P2 chromosome 2, CSIRO_AGI_Rlap_v1, whole genome shotgun sequence contains:
- the LOC139889568 gene encoding uncharacterized protein, producing the protein MASNWLSPMCILGDFNSVSSPDERLREVIDFNCIDSFNNFILNANLFDQHLSNDEFTWEGPLGKFSRIDRVLVNLSCAHMFQDAILISANPDESDHKPIIWGNKLLDWGPKPFRFNNSWLSKPGFINLFEVKWDSYPVHGWAAFILGKKLRLLKNDLKDWSLSNQDQDVTALKTCVLKIKALKRYFRLRDLSHSELIELAFLKKCKK